DNA from Magnetococcales bacterium:
GATTGATCCATCCCAATCCCAATAAGAACAAGGTCTCTGAGAGTAGCCGAGGCACTGGAGGGAGACATATCGCCGAAACCACAATTGTCATGCAGTTTGTTGAATTATTTTTTGCTGTTGGATTGCCAGCGCTTTGCAGTTCCAGTAACGGCAGGAATGACAGGGGATCGGGCAGGAGAGGATGCGACGTTTATTTTAAAAGATTGTTTTCCAGGGCATAGCGGGTCAGTTGGGCATTGTTTTCGAAACCGAGCTTGTTGAGCAGGCGCAGGCGATAGGAACTGATGGCGGAAACGCTCAGGGAGAGTTTTTCAGCAATCCGGGTGACAGTCAGGCCCGAGGCAATGTGGCAGAGAACCGTGTATTCCCGGTCGGAGAGGAGGGCATGCGGTGGGGATTCGATGCGGCCATCCATATGCTCGAAAATGAGATCGGCCAGTTCCGGATCCATGTGCCGACGGCCCGCAGCCACCTTGCGCATGCCCAGCAGCAACTGATCCAGGCCACAATCCTTGGTGAGATAGCCCCTGGCACCGGCCTTGATGAAACGGGTTGCCATCAATTGGTCCCGGTGCATGGTCAGAATCAGAATGGGCAGGTCCGGCCTGATTTTTTTGCACAGCGTGACAATTTCCAGGGCACTTTTGCCGGGCATGGAGATATCCAGCAGCAGCAGGTCCCATTCTCCCTGTTTGATGGTCGGCAAAACCTGGTCACCGTCATCCACTTCGCCAGTGACACAGAGATCGGTTTGATCGGCAAGAATTTTTTTGAGACCGGCCCGAAAGATGGAGTGGTCGTCTGCCAGCAGGATGCGTATCCGGCCACTTTTTGGTGTGTGGTTCATGATATTCTGACCTGACGAGAATCATGCAGGGGCAGGCTGGTGGTGATCTGGGTTCCGGATGCCGAGGTTTCCACATGGAGTTCACCGCCATTCTGGCAC
Protein-coding regions in this window:
- a CDS encoding response regulator transcription factor, producing the protein MNHTPKSGRIRILLADDHSIFRAGLKKILADQTDLCVTGEVDDGDQVLPTIKQGEWDLLLLDISMPGKSALEIVTLCKKIRPDLPILILTMHRDQLMATRFIKAGARGYLTKDCGLDQLLLGMRKVAAGRRHMDPELADLIFEHMDGRIESPPHALLSDREYTVLCHIASGLTVTRIAEKLSLSVSAISSYRLRLLNKLGFENNAQLTRYALENNLLK